One window from the genome of Streptomyces sp. NBC_00287 encodes:
- a CDS encoding NPP1 family protein has translation MSSPSLKKHRRRWLTGLAGAAALVIAFPSVAFAAPPPALPANAESAEFTYQPAFDYDTDGCYSTPAIGADGTVNGGLNPTGALNGSCRDASDLDNTNSYSRYKCNNGWCAYMYGLYFEKDQAVAGSSIGGHRHDWEHVVIWVQSGAVKYVSTSNHGSFTVSAASSVRFDGTHAKIVYHKDGISTHCFRLAGSNDEPPENHKGTWQYPPLVGWNGYPSGVRDKLVAYNFGSANFGLKDASFGNHLSSAKPSGITFDPYA, from the coding sequence GTGTCGTCACCGTCGTTGAAGAAGCACCGCAGGAGATGGCTCACCGGTCTCGCCGGTGCCGCCGCGCTCGTCATCGCCTTCCCCTCCGTCGCCTTCGCGGCCCCGCCGCCGGCGCTGCCCGCCAATGCCGAGTCCGCCGAGTTCACCTACCAGCCGGCCTTCGACTACGACACGGACGGCTGCTACTCCACGCCCGCGATCGGCGCCGACGGGACCGTCAACGGCGGTCTCAACCCGACCGGCGCGCTCAACGGCAGCTGCCGTGACGCCTCGGACCTCGACAACACCAACAGCTACTCGCGCTACAAGTGCAACAACGGCTGGTGCGCCTACATGTACGGCCTGTACTTCGAGAAGGACCAGGCAGTCGCGGGCAGCAGCATCGGCGGGCACCGGCACGACTGGGAGCATGTCGTGATCTGGGTGCAGAGCGGCGCCGTCAAGTACGTCTCGACGTCCAACCACGGCTCGTTCACGGTGAGCGCGGCCTCGTCCGTCCGCTTCGACGGCACGCACGCGAAGATCGTGTATCACAAGGACGGCATCAGCACGCACTGCTTCCGGCTCGCGGGCTCCAATGACGAGCCGCCGGAGAACCACAAGGGCACCTGGCAGTACCCGCCGCTGGTCGGCTGGAACGGCTACCCGTCGGGCGTGCGCGACAAGCTGGTCGCGTACAACTTCGGCAGCGCCAACTTCGGCCTGAAGGACGCCAGTTTCGGCAACCACCTCTCGTCCGCCAAGCCGTCGGGCATCACCTTCGACCCGTACGCGTGA
- a CDS encoding questin oxidase family protein: MDTTDTSGQLEEALERLHAAGPEREGWLSNHAPMVVEALAAHGHAGAAHRWVDQYRHKLEDFPDRLAPVTDDNWPSALGDPRRITDWTDHFSRTLADRPWRDVLAEWWPRLLPGMYGGATHVIIRVGHAVRALEAGETAPRRTELAHALGYWAARHQPVTGFAVLPGAPTARESLDAVPVIAKGHLGFLDRLAAVHRLPVWADDITDPDLARERLTELVRATTHRYATHAHGEPTMLVHAATAPNAVLRTLDSLPRDQWAPSLRAAWTASAAVTAMYAPDEPVAYRPTARLTAEEVMERALAHGDEHVIKLTDTALDVGDDLALAAAQRAIELSEPLVS; encoded by the coding sequence ATGGACACCACCGACACGAGCGGACAGCTCGAAGAAGCCCTGGAACGCCTGCACGCCGCCGGTCCGGAACGCGAGGGCTGGCTGTCCAACCACGCCCCCATGGTCGTCGAGGCGCTCGCCGCGCACGGCCACGCGGGGGCGGCGCACCGCTGGGTGGACCAGTACCGGCACAAGCTGGAGGACTTCCCCGACCGGCTGGCCCCCGTCACGGACGACAACTGGCCCTCGGCGCTGGGGGATCCGCGCCGGATCACGGACTGGACCGACCACTTCTCCCGCACGCTCGCCGACCGGCCCTGGCGGGACGTCCTCGCCGAGTGGTGGCCGCGGCTGCTGCCCGGGATGTACGGCGGCGCGACGCATGTGATCATCCGGGTCGGCCATGCCGTACGCGCCCTCGAAGCCGGTGAGACCGCGCCCAGGCGCACCGAACTCGCCCACGCGCTGGGCTACTGGGCCGCCCGGCACCAGCCGGTGACCGGCTTCGCCGTGCTGCCGGGTGCGCCGACCGCCAGGGAGTCCCTGGATGCCGTACCCGTGATCGCGAAGGGCCACTTGGGGTTCCTGGACCGCCTGGCCGCCGTGCACCGACTGCCCGTATGGGCGGACGACATCACCGACCCGGACCTCGCGCGGGAGCGGCTCACGGAGCTCGTGCGCGCTACGACGCACCGCTATGCCACCCACGCCCACGGCGAGCCGACCATGCTCGTGCACGCGGCGACCGCCCCCAACGCCGTGCTGCGCACGCTGGATTCGCTGCCGCGCGACCAATGGGCGCCGAGCCTGCGCGCGGCCTGGACCGCGTCCGCCGCCGTCACCGCCATGTACGCCCCCGACGAGCCGGTCGCCTACCGGCCGACCGCCCGGCTCACCGCCGAGGAGGTCATGGAGCGGGCCCTCGCACACGGCGACGAGCACGTGATCAAGCTGACCGACACGGCCCTGGACGTCGGCGACGATCTCGCGCTCGCCGCGGCCCAGCGGGCGATCGAACTCAGCGAGCCTCTGGTCTCCTGA